In Triticum aestivum cultivar Chinese Spring chromosome 5B, IWGSC CS RefSeq v2.1, whole genome shotgun sequence, the following proteins share a genomic window:
- the LOC123116980 gene encoding UDP-glycosyltransferase 73C4-like, which yields MASTTSSSSTTSSSQKLRVLLIPFFATSHIEPFTDLALRLAAAADPGAAVEATVAVTPANVPIVRSLLERRTHDAAGSEGTPVKIATYPFPAVDGLPGGVENLGKAAPADSWRIDAAAVSDALMRPAQEALIREQSPDALVTDLHFVWNVRVAEELGVPCVRFSVIGAFSSLAMRHLELLAPDVAGGDPDPDVVAVVPRFPGPPLRIPRTELPEFLRRKKEVDCSTTNPFYAAQADCFGLAINTFSDLEQHYSEMNMREGYVKRAYFLGPVSPRPSPAAVGAGGGGGCIDWLDSKPGRSVVYVCFGSFAPVSDAQLRELALGLEASGRPFLWVVRAEKWTPPEGWEERVEDRGLMVTTWAPQTAILGHQAVGAFVTHCGWNSVLETVAAGVPVLTWPLVFEQFITEKLVTEVLGIGERLWPHGAGVRSTSCTEHELVPAEAVARAVTAFMAPGGPADAARGRVMDLAAKAHAAMAEGGSSHRDLRRLVDDLVEARSAAGATN from the coding sequence ATGGCCTCTACCACTAGCAGTAGCAGCACGACGAGCAGCAGCCAGAAGCTGCGTGTCCTGCTCATCCCCTTCTTCGCGACCAGCCACATCGAGCCCTTCACCGACCTCGCCCTGCGCCTGGCCGCGGCGGCTGACCCCGGCGCCGCCGTAGAGGCGACCGTCGCCGTCACGCCGGCGAACGTCCCCATCGTCCGCTCCTTGCTCGAGAGGCGTACGCATGACGCAGCCGGATCTGAGGGCACGCCCGTCAAGATAGCGACGTACCCGTTCCCGGCCGTGGACGGCCTCCCGGGGGGCGTCGAGAACCTCGGCAAGGCCGCCCCCGCCGACTCGTGGCGCATCGACGCCGCCGCCGTCAGCGACGCCCTGATGCGCCCCGCGCAGGAGGCGCTCATCAGGGAGCAGTCCCCGGACGCGCTCGTCACCGACCTGCACTTCGTCTGGAACGTCCGCGTCGCCGAGGAGCTTGGCGTGCCGTGCGTCAGGTTCAGCGTCATCGGCGCCTTCTCGTCGCTCGCCATGCGCCACCTCGAGCTCCTTGCCCCGGACGTCGCCGGCGGCGACCCCGACCCCGACGTCGTCGCCGTGGTCCCTCGGTTTCCGGGCCCTCCGTTACGGATACCGAGGACCGAGCTGCCGGAGTTCCTGAGGAGGAAAAAGGAGGTCGATTGCTCCACGACAAACCCCTTCTACGCGGCGCAAGCCGACTGCTTCGGCCTCGCCATCAACACATTCTCGGACCTGGAGCAACACTACAGCGAGATGAACATGCGCGAAGGCTACGTGAAGCGCGCCTACTTCCTAGGGCCTGTCTCGCCGCGGCCATCACCGGCAGCCgtgggcgccggcggcggcggtggctgcatCGACTGGCTTGACTCGAAACCAGGCCGCTCGGTGGTGTACGTGTGCTTCGGCAGCTTCGCGCCCGTCTCGGACGCCCAGCTGCGCGAGCTGGCTCTCGGGCTGGAGGCCTCGGGAAGGCCGTTCCTGTGGGTGGTGAGGGCGGAGAAGTGGACTCCGCCGGAGGGATGGGAGGAGCGTGTCGAAGACAGGGGGCTGATGGTCACCACCTGGGCCCCGCAGACGGCTATACTGGGGCACCAGGCGGTGGGCGCGTTCGTGACCCACTGCGGGTGGAACTCGGTGCTGGAGACGGTGGCGGCGGGCGTGCCGGTGCTGACATGGCCGCTGGTGTTCGAGCAGTTCATCACCGAGAAGCTGGTCACGGAGGTCCTCGGGATCGGGGAGCGGCTGTGGCCTCATGGCGCCGGCGTACGAAGCACGAGCTGTACAGAACACGAGCTAGTCCCCGCCGAAGCTGTGGCGCGGGCAGTGACCGCGTTCATGGCCCCTGGAGGACCAGCGGACGCGGCGAGGGGCAGGGTGATGGACCTCGCCGCAAAGGCTCACGCAGCCATGGCGGAAGGAGGCTCATCGCACCGTGATCTGCGGCGTCTGGTCGATGATCTCGTGGAAGCAAGAAGTGCCGCTGGAGCGACCAATTAA